In Flavobacterium cerinum, one genomic interval encodes:
- a CDS encoding TonB-dependent receptor: MKKILLALFILAFSQSAFSQEKQKLSLELNNADVPTALSKIEAASGYKFYFDNTWLEGYKTIRINKNYNQATLDEILTDVFNNTDLNFYVNQNSVILTNNSIIYSKLADNYFGETTTRKSDEIVFEGDPVFYQQYDDNTTSGDNRSSSVSLIGKESQKVGKSTFELSGYIKNTKNGEPISNIIIKTPDNKATAMTDEKGYYSIQLPSGLNIVEVESFTHKKITRKIMMYNNGKLNLNVTENVTLLEEVNVRGKKRDGVKGAIAGVTSISMKDLKSVPTVLGERDILKIATTIPGIKSAGEGSAGVNVRGGKEDQNLFLLDDATLYNPAHFFGLFSAINPYTIDKADIYKGSIPAEFGGRLSSVFDISTKSGNVTKLSGEGGLGPVTSNLMITTPIVKEKSSLLVGARATYSDWILKSLKEPSLKNSQANFYDVIAKYNHKINDNNNIEATFYYSRDAFSITSDSLYKYSNRLATLKWNHKFSEKHKGALVLTNSEYKFNIDFDKVNNRKTFEYGYKIDETQLQLKFNYDYDKKHNFSYGLSSKLYGVNPGYLTPTGPNPLLSPVELDKQKGLESAIYVADNYKISDKLSFNIGFRYSLFAALGASNQRIYADDLPKSDDTVTEIRTFGNNEVVKTYSGFEPRIAVKYAFTEDFSIKAGYDKTYQYMHLLSSNTTQSPTDVWKLSDINVRPQDAQQFSLGAYKTFKDEMYEVSLEGYYKRMNNILDYKVGAEIMLNNNMETELLQGEGKAYGVELLLKKTTGKLNGWIGYTYSRTLIKLDSPFDQEKVNNGDYFAANFDKPHDFSAVLNYKFTKRYSLSMNFIYQTGRPVTYPVGTYQFGNAEYTLYSDRNAFRIPDYYRLDIGLNIEGNHKIKKLAHSFWNISVYNVLGRNNPYSVYFVTENGEIKGYKTSIFSIPVPTITYNFKF, encoded by the coding sequence CTAAGCAAAATAGAAGCCGCTTCCGGTTATAAATTCTATTTTGACAATACCTGGCTGGAAGGCTATAAGACCATTCGTATTAACAAAAACTACAACCAGGCCACGCTTGACGAAATCCTGACTGATGTTTTTAATAATACTGATTTAAATTTTTATGTTAATCAAAATAGTGTGATCCTGACCAACAACAGTATCATCTATTCCAAACTTGCCGACAATTATTTCGGTGAAACCACAACCCGTAAATCAGATGAAATCGTATTTGAAGGCGATCCCGTTTTCTATCAGCAATACGACGACAATACAACTTCCGGCGACAACAGAAGTAGTTCGGTTTCCTTAATCGGAAAAGAATCACAGAAAGTCGGAAAAAGCACTTTTGAGCTTTCAGGATATATTAAGAACACCAAAAACGGTGAACCGATTTCTAACATTATTATTAAAACCCCGGACAATAAAGCAACGGCAATGACCGATGAAAAAGGGTATTACAGTATTCAGCTTCCTTCCGGTTTAAACATCGTGGAAGTAGAGTCGTTTACTCATAAAAAAATTACCCGCAAAATAATGATGTACAACAACGGAAAACTGAACCTTAATGTTACTGAAAACGTAACTTTACTGGAAGAAGTAAACGTTCGCGGTAAAAAAAGGGATGGTGTTAAAGGCGCTATTGCCGGAGTAACTTCTATTAGCATGAAGGATCTAAAAAGTGTTCCGACAGTTTTAGGAGAAAGAGATATCCTTAAAATTGCAACAACTATCCCGGGAATTAAATCGGCCGGTGAAGGTTCTGCCGGTGTAAACGTTCGTGGCGGTAAAGAAGATCAGAATTTATTCTTACTGGACGATGCTACTTTATACAACCCGGCTCACTTTTTCGGATTGTTTTCCGCGATTAACCCTTATACTATCGATAAAGCAGATATCTACAAAGGTAGTATCCCGGCTGAATTCGGTGGTCGATTATCATCTGTTTTTGATATTTCCACTAAAAGCGGAAACGTAACTAAATTATCCGGAGAAGGTGGTCTCGGACCGGTAACCAGTAATTTAATGATCACTACTCCAATTGTAAAAGAGAAATCAAGTTTACTAGTGGGTGCTCGTGCTACTTATTCCGATTGGATTTTAAAATCATTGAAGGAGCCGTCTTTAAAAAACAGTCAGGCGAATTTTTATGATGTTATTGCAAAATACAACCATAAGATTAATGACAACAATAATATAGAAGCTACTTTCTATTATAGCCGTGATGCTTTTAGTATCACATCGGATTCCTTGTACAAATACAGCAACAGACTGGCTACTTTGAAGTGGAATCACAAATTCAGTGAAAAACACAAAGGGGCTTTGGTTCTGACTAATTCAGAATACAAATTCAATATCGATTTTGACAAGGTAAATAACCGAAAAACATTTGAATACGGTTATAAAATCGACGAAACCCAATTACAGTTGAAGTTCAACTATGATTACGACAAAAAACACAATTTTAGCTATGGACTTTCCAGTAAGCTTTATGGTGTAAATCCGGGTTATCTGACACCAACCGGTCCAAATCCTTTGCTTTCTCCGGTAGAACTGGACAAACAAAAAGGACTTGAATCGGCTATTTATGTGGCTGACAATTACAAAATCAGTGACAAACTATCCTTTAATATCGGATTCCGTTATTCTTTATTTGCTGCTTTAGGTGCTTCTAACCAACGCATTTATGCGGATGATCTACCGAAAAGCGATGATACCGTTACCGAAATTCGTACGTTCGGAAACAATGAAGTTGTAAAAACCTACAGTGGATTTGAACCGAGAATTGCCGTTAAATATGCGTTTACCGAAGATTTTTCGATCAAAGCCGGTTACGACAAAACCTATCAGTATATGCACCTTTTGTCGAGCAATACAACACAATCGCCAACAGACGTATGGAAGTTATCGGATATTAATGTAAGACCACAGGATGCACAGCAATTCTCTTTAGGTGCTTATAAAACATTTAAAGATGAAATGTATGAAGTAAGTCTTGAAGGATATTACAAACGCATGAACAATATCCTTGATTACAAAGTAGGTGCCGAAATCATGTTAAACAACAACATGGAAACCGAATTATTACAAGGTGAAGGAAAAGCTTACGGAGTAGAATTATTACTAAAGAAAACCACCGGAAAGCTAAACGGATGGATCGGATATACCTATTCCAGAACGTTGATAAAATTAGACAGTCCGTTTGATCAGGAGAAAGTAAACAACGGTGATTATTTTGCCGCTAATTTTGACAAACCACATGATTTCAGTGCTGTTTTAAATTATAAGTTTACAAAGCGTTACAGCTTGTCCATGAACTTTATTTACCAAACCGGCAGACCGGTTACTTATCCGGTAGGTACCTATCAGTTTGGAAATGCGGAATACACTTTATATAGTGATCGAAATGCGTTCCGGATCCCGGATTATTACCGTCTGGACATCGGACTAAATATAGAAGGAAACCACAAAATCAAAAAACTGGCACATAGCTTCTGGAATATCTCTGTTTACAACGTATTGGGTCGTAACAACCCGTACTCTGTCTACTTCGTAACAGAAAACGGAGAAATTAAAGGTTATAAAACGTCTATTTTCTCAATCCCGGTTCCTACTATTACTTATAACTTTAAGTTTTAA
- a CDS encoding DUF4249 domain-containing protein: protein MKIKFLTRLTLLLLIGVSLTNCTDPYKMQTDTFEDALVVEATITDVLQKQTVKLSRTYRFEDFGPVTEENADVSIIDSDGNQYDFIEQNNVYTSVNEFKAVPGKQYQLTIITSDGKKYTSTQEILPTASPIQDVVANVETVNNVRGVEIRAKSYDPSGNSQYYRFEYEETYKVIAPKWVSVEAKLSGPNPMQPIITMQPRTTEARVCYSTDKSTEILLVNTNEGPEDRVDFPVRFLSRQNYSISHRYSILVRQYVQNAHAYNYYKALKRMSGSGNILSPNQPGFLNGNIKSVNNPTEKVIGYFDVSTVSTKRIFFNYTDLFPGEPLPAYKVSCNEQVLNYCFSSDPACKGTSILSYLNTNTMAMYLFDEAPIYTMVPEACADCTSFSSNVIPPFWE from the coding sequence ATGAAAATAAAATTTTTAACCCGACTAACGTTATTATTACTGATCGGTGTCAGCCTGACCAACTGTACCGATCCGTATAAAATGCAAACCGACACCTTTGAAGATGCTTTGGTAGTGGAGGCAACCATAACGGATGTACTTCAGAAACAAACCGTAAAGCTTTCCCGCACTTATCGCTTTGAAGATTTCGGCCCCGTTACGGAAGAAAACGCCGATGTTAGCATCATTGATAGTGACGGAAACCAATACGATTTTATAGAACAGAATAATGTATACACATCCGTTAACGAATTTAAAGCCGTTCCGGGAAAACAGTACCAACTAACGATTATAACCAGTGACGGTAAAAAATATACCTCAACTCAGGAGATTTTACCAACCGCCAGTCCCATACAAGACGTTGTAGCCAATGTAGAAACGGTTAACAATGTAAGAGGTGTTGAAATCCGCGCTAAGAGCTATGATCCAAGCGGAAACTCGCAATATTATCGTTTTGAATATGAAGAAACCTATAAAGTTATTGCCCCGAAATGGGTATCGGTTGAAGCTAAACTTTCCGGTCCGAATCCAATGCAACCGATAATAACAATGCAACCGCGAACAACTGAAGCCAGAGTATGTTACAGTACTGATAAATCAACAGAAATTCTTTTGGTCAATACAAACGAAGGTCCGGAAGATCGTGTCGATTTCCCTGTTCGTTTTTTGAGCAGACAAAATTACAGTATCAGTCATCGCTATAGCATTTTGGTTCGTCAATATGTACAAAATGCTCATGCCTATAATTATTATAAAGCTTTAAAAAGAATGTCCGGTTCCGGAAATATCCTGTCGCCTAATCAGCCCGGATTCCTTAACGGAAATATAAAATCGGTCAACAATCCGACTGAAAAAGTGATTGGTTATTTTGATGTTTCAACCGTTTCAACAAAGCGTATTTTCTTTAATTATACTGATCTTTTCCCCGGTGAACCATTACCGGCTTATAAAGTGAGCTGTAATGAACAAGTGCTCAATTACTGCTTTTCCAGTGATCCGGCTTGCAAAGGAACTTCTATTTTAAGTTATTTAAATACCAACACCATGGCGATGTATCTATTTGATGAAGCACCGATTTACACCATGGTTCCTGAAGCCTGTGCCGACTGCACTTCTTTTTCGTCTAACGTAATACCACCATTCTGGGAATGA
- a CDS encoding DUF4249 domain-containing protein, with protein sequence MKTKFLTQLIGLVLICFGLTNCTDPYKMKTDTFEDALVVEATITNLLQKQTVKISRTFRFEDLIPSFEENAVVTVTDSDGNVYPFEQGNNVYTSVNEFQALPGKQYHLTIFTSDGKKYTSTKEILPTDTPLQELTASVQTVDNIRGVEIRAKSYDPSSTSHYYRFEYDETYKVIAPKWQTFKPKIIQANPYKIITFVPHTEETKTCYSTDKSTDILLVNSNEATEDRVDFPVRFISTQNYIISHRYSILVRQYVQNLYAYNYYKTLKKLSGSGSILSPNQPGYLVGNIKSVNNPSEKVIGFFDVSTVSSKRIFFNYADLFPGEALPPYKVICNELELDYCFTDNPGCKGGDVINYLEQKTMTIIRYDFVIPTYIMTPLPCAECTSFSSNIVPPFWE encoded by the coding sequence ATGAAAACAAAATTTTTAACCCAACTCATAGGATTAGTACTGATCTGTTTCGGTCTGACCAACTGTACCGATCCCTATAAGATGAAAACCGATACTTTTGAGGATGCTCTGGTTGTGGAAGCGACTATTACGAACCTGCTTCAAAAACAAACGGTAAAAATTTCCCGTACCTTTCGCTTTGAAGACTTAATACCTTCTTTTGAAGAAAATGCAGTCGTAACCGTAACCGACAGTGACGGAAATGTATATCCTTTCGAACAAGGTAACAACGTTTATACATCTGTAAATGAATTTCAGGCTTTACCGGGCAAACAGTATCACCTGACCATCTTTACCAGCGACGGAAAAAAATATACCTCTACTAAAGAAATTTTACCGACAGACACTCCGTTACAAGAGCTTACTGCCAGCGTACAAACGGTTGATAATATCAGAGGGGTAGAAATCAGAGCGAAAAGTTATGATCCGAGTAGTACCTCCCATTATTATCGCTTTGAATATGATGAAACCTATAAAGTGATCGCTCCGAAATGGCAAACTTTTAAACCTAAAATTATCCAAGCCAATCCTTATAAGATAATAACATTTGTACCGCATACAGAAGAAACAAAAACGTGCTATAGCACGGATAAGTCTACCGATATCCTGTTAGTCAACTCGAATGAAGCCACAGAAGATCGCGTGGATTTTCCGGTGCGGTTTATCAGTACGCAAAATTACATCATCAGCCACCGGTATAGTATACTGGTTCGCCAATATGTACAAAACTTATACGCCTATAATTACTATAAAACATTAAAAAAACTATCCGGTTCCGGGAGCATATTGTCACCGAACCAACCGGGCTATCTTGTCGGAAATATCAAATCGGTTAATAACCCTTCTGAAAAAGTAATCGGTTTCTTCGATGTTTCAACCGTTTCATCCAAGCGTATTTTCTTTAATTATGCTGATCTCTTCCCGGGCGAAGCATTACCGCCTTATAAAGTAATCTGTAATGAACTGGAACTCGATTATTGTTTTACAGATAATCCGGGTTGTAAAGGAGGAGATGTGATCAATTATTTAGAACAAAAAACGATGACTATAATCCGATATGATTTTGTAATACCTACTTACATAATGACACCACTTCCTTGTGCTGAGTGTACCTCTTTTTCTTCTAATATAGTTCCTCCTTTTTGGGAATAA
- a CDS encoding DUF4249 domain-containing protein produces the protein MKTKFLTQLLGLVLICFGLTNCTDPYKLKTDTFEDALVVEATITNQMQKQTVKLSRTFRFEDLIPTFEENADVTVTDSDGNVYPFEQGNNVYTSVNEFQAVPGKLYHLTIITSDGKKYTSTKEVLPTDTPLQELTASVQTIDNIRGVEIKAKSYDPTNTSHYYRFEYEETYKIIAPKWRTFKPKVIRDAMDNPVIVYIPHTEETRTCYSTDKSTDILLLNTNETPEDRVDFPVRFISTQNYIMSHRYTILVHQYVQNLHAYNYYKALKKLSGSGSVLSPNQPGYLVGNIKSVDNPSEKVIGFFDVSSASSKRLFFNYADLFPGEALPPYKITCGEKAYKFCFNVLDSVCKGDQVLDYIKYRTKTIIGTNDDPTPIYTMTQIACAECTSFSSNIVPPFWE, from the coding sequence ATGAAAACAAAATTTTTAACTCAACTCCTAGGATTAGTACTAATCTGTTTCGGCCTGACCAACTGTACCGATCCGTATAAGTTAAAAACCGACACTTTTGAAGATGCGCTGGTTGTCGAAGCAACGATAACCAACCAAATGCAAAAACAAACGGTAAAACTTTCCCGTACCTTCCGCTTTGAAGACTTAATACCGACTTTTGAAGAAAATGCTGATGTAACGGTAACCGACAGTGACGGTAATGTATATCCTTTCGAACAAGGTAACAACGTTTATACATCTGTAAATGAATTTCAGGCCGTACCGGGTAAACTGTATCACCTGACCATCATTACCAGCGACGGTAAAAAATACACCTCTACTAAAGAAGTCTTACCCACAGACACTCCGTTACAAGAACTTACTGCCAGTGTACAAACGATTGATAATATCAGAGGAGTCGAAATCAAAGCGAAAAGTTACGATCCGACCAATACTTCGCATTACTACCGTTTTGAATACGAAGAAACCTATAAAATTATCGCACCGAAATGGCGGACTTTTAAACCGAAAGTTATCCGTGATGCAATGGATAATCCGGTAATCGTATATATACCCCATACTGAAGAGACCAGAACGTGTTATAGCACGGATAAGTCTACGGATATCCTATTGCTCAACACAAATGAAACCCCGGAAGACCGTGTCGACTTTCCGGTGCGCTTTATCAGTACGCAAAATTATATTATGAGTCATCGGTATACCATATTAGTACATCAATATGTACAAAACCTCCATGCCTATAATTACTATAAAGCATTAAAAAAACTATCCGGTTCCGGCAGTGTATTATCCCCGAATCAACCGGGCTATCTTGTCGGAAATATTAAATCGGTTGATAACCCGTCTGAAAAAGTGATCGGTTTCTTCGATGTTTCAAGTGCTTCATCAAAACGACTTTTCTTTAATTATGCCGATCTGTTTCCGGGTGAAGCTTTACCACCTTATAAAATAACCTGCGGTGAAAAGGCTTACAAGTTCTGTTTCAATGTGCTTGATTCGGTTTGTAAAGGCGATCAAGTACTCGACTATATAAAGTACAGAACCAAGACTATAATCGGAACTAATGATGATCCGACACCGATCTACACTATGACGCAGATCGCTTGTGCTGAATGTACCTCTTTTTCTTCTAATATAGTTCCTCCTTTTTGGGAATAA
- a CDS encoding DUF4249 domain-containing protein, with the protein MKTKFLTQLLGLVLICFGLTNCTDPYKLKTDTFEDALVVEATITNQMQKQTVKLSRTFRFEDLIPAFEENADVTVTDSDGNVYPFEQSNNVYTSVNEFQAVPGKLYHLTIITSDGKKYTSSKEVLPTDTPLQELTASVQTIDNIRGVEIKAKSYDPSSTSHYYRFEYEETYKIIAPKWRTFKPKVTRDAMDNPVIVYIPHTEETRTCYSTDKSTDILLLNTNETPEDRVDFPVRFISTQNYIMSHRYTILVHQYVQNLHAYNYYKALKKLSGSGSVLSPNQPGYLVGNIKSVNNPSEKVIGFFDVSSVSSKRLFFNYADLFPGEALPPYKVTCDEQAYKFCFNLLDRFCKGDQVLDHIKYRTKTIIGTNDDPIPIYIMTPMACAECTSFSSNIVPPFWE; encoded by the coding sequence ATGAAAACAAAATTTTTAACCCAACTCCTAGGATTAGTACTAATCTGTTTCGGCCTGACCAACTGTACCGATCCGTATAAATTGAAAACCGATACTTTTGAAGATGCGTTGGTTGTCGAAGCAACGATAACCAACCAAATGCAAAAACAAACAGTAAAACTTTCCCGTACCTTTCGCTTTGAAGACTTAATACCGGCTTTTGAAGAAAATGCAGACGTAACGGTAACCGACAGTGACGGTAATGTATATCCTTTCGAACAAAGTAACAACGTTTATACATCTGTAAATGAATTTCAGGCCGTACCGGGGAAACTGTATCACCTGACAATCATTACAAGCGACGGTAAAAAATATACCTCTTCTAAAGAAGTCTTACCCACAGACACTCCCTTACAAGAGCTTACCGCCAGTGTACAAACGATTGATAATATCAGAGGGGTAGAAATCAAAGCGAAAAGTTACGATCCGAGTAGTACCTCCCATTACTACCGTTTTGAATACGAAGAAACCTATAAAATTATCGCACCGAAATGGCGGACTTTTAAACCGAAAGTTACCCGTGATGCGATGGATAATCCGGTAATCGTATATATACCGCATACTGAAGAAACAAGAACGTGTTATAGTACCGATAAATCTACGGATATCCTATTACTCAACACAAATGAAACCCCGGAAGACCGTGTGGACTTTCCGGTGCGGTTTATCAGTACGCAAAATTATATTATGAGTCATCGGTATACCATATTAGTACATCAATATGTACAAAACCTCCATGCCTATAATTACTATAAAGCATTAAAAAAACTATCCGGTTCCGGCAGTGTATTATCTCCAAATCAACCGGGCTATCTTGTCGGAAACATTAAATCGGTTAATAACCCGTCTGAAAAAGTGATCGGTTTCTTCGATGTTTCAAGTGTTTCATCAAAACGACTTTTCTTTAATTATGCCGATCTGTTTCCGGGTGAAGCATTACCTCCTTATAAAGTAACCTGCGATGAACAGGCTTACAAGTTCTGTTTCAATTTGCTTGATCGGTTTTGTAAAGGCGATCAAGTACTTGACCATATAAAGTACAGAACCAAGACTATAATCGGAACTAATGATGATCCGATACCAATCTACATTATGACGCCGATGGCTTGTGCTGAGTGTACTTCTTTTTCGTCTAATATAGTCCCTCCTTTTTGGGAGTAA
- a CDS encoding DUF4249 domain-containing protein, producing the protein MKIKLVLKLTAIVLIGFGLTNCTDPYKLKTDTFEEAIVIEATITNVLQKQTVKVSRTFRFEDLIPTFEENADVTVTDSDGNEYPFVQTNNSYTSVNEFQALPGKKYQLTVITSDGKRYVSTKEVLPTSTPLQEVTASVQTVDNIRGVEIRAKSYDPTNTSHYYRFEYEETYKVVAPKAIPFKAHLSGPSYYEQELTMVPRTEEAKTCYSTDKSTDVLLLNTNETPEDRVDFPVRFISTQNYIITHRYSILVRQYVQNMHAYNYYKTLKKLSGSESILSPNQPGYLVGNIKSADNPKEKVIGFFDVSSVSSKRIFFNYDDLFPGEEKPPYKVNCHLLKQIFCFGLNCDGAAIVDFLNNDIMVIYEFMAAPTYFLTPAACGDCTTFSSNVVPPFWE; encoded by the coding sequence GTGAAAATAAAATTAGTCCTCAAGCTAACAGCAATAGTACTGATCGGTTTCGGTCTGACCAACTGTACCGATCCGTATAAGTTAAAAACCGATACTTTTGAAGAGGCAATCGTTATAGAAGCAACTATTACCAATGTACTTCAAAAACAAACGGTAAAAGTTTCCCGTACCTTTCGCTTTGAAGATTTGATTCCGACTTTTGAAGAAAATGCAGATGTAACGGTAACCGACAGTGACGGTAATGAATACCCTTTTGTACAGACCAATAATAGTTACACATCGGTAAATGAATTTCAGGCGCTACCGGGGAAAAAATACCAACTAACGGTGATCACCAGCGACGGAAAAAGATATGTCTCTACTAAAGAAGTTTTACCAACCTCCACTCCGTTACAAGAAGTAACCGCCAGTGTACAAACGGTTGATAATATCAGAGGGGTAGAAATCAGAGCGAAAAGTTATGATCCGACCAACACCTCTCATTATTACCGATTCGAATACGAGGAAACCTATAAAGTTGTAGCACCGAAAGCGATTCCGTTTAAAGCGCATCTTTCCGGTCCGAGTTATTATGAACAGGAATTGACGATGGTTCCTCGAACCGAAGAAGCAAAAACGTGTTACAGCACCGATAAATCTACGGATGTTCTATTACTCAACACAAATGAAACCCCGGAAGACCGTGTTGATTTTCCGGTACGTTTTATCAGTACGCAAAATTACATTATCACTCACAGATACAGCATATTGGTACGGCAATACGTTCAAAATATGCATGCTTACAATTATTACAAAACATTAAAAAAACTATCCGGTTCGGAAAGTATATTATCCCCTAACCAACCCGGATATCTTGTCGGAAATATTAAATCGGCAGACAATCCGAAAGAAAAGGTGATCGGTTTTTTTGATGTTTCAAGTGTTTCATCAAAAAGAATTTTCTTTAATTATGACGATTTGTTTCCGGGTGAAGAGAAACCGCCTTATAAAGTAAACTGCCATCTACTGAAACAGATTTTCTGTTTTGGTTTGAATTGCGACGGAGCTGCTATAGTTGACTTTCTAAACAACGATATCATGGTTATTTATGAGTTTATGGCTGCTCCCACATACTTTCTGACACCTGCAGCATGTGGTGATTGCACTACTTTTTCATCGAATGTAGTACCTCCTTTCTGGGAATAA
- a CDS encoding sigma-70 family RNA polymerase sigma factor: MRQLKITKQVTNRETASLDKYLQEIGKVDLITADEEVELAQRIKAGDQRALEKLTKANLRFVVSVAKQYQNQGLTLPDLINEGNLGLIKAAQRFDETRGFKFISYAVWWIRQSILQALAEQSRIVRLPLNKIGSINKINKMYALLEQSNERAPSAEEIAKELDMTVNDVKESMKNSGRHLSMDAPLVEGEDSNLYDVLRSGESPNPDRELIHESLRTEIERALETLTPREADVVRLYFGLGDQHPMTLEEIGETFDLTRERVRQIKEKAIRRLKHTSRSKILKTYLG; this comes from the coding sequence ATGAGACAACTTAAAATTACCAAGCAGGTTACTAACCGTGAAACTGCTTCCTTAGACAAGTACCTACAAGAAATTGGAAAAGTTGACTTGATTACCGCTGATGAAGAGGTAGAATTAGCACAAAGAATTAAAGCCGGAGACCAAAGAGCCTTAGAGAAACTAACAAAGGCTAACTTACGTTTCGTGGTTTCGGTAGCTAAACAATACCAGAATCAAGGTTTAACTTTACCCGATTTGATTAATGAAGGGAACTTGGGGTTAATTAAAGCGGCACAACGTTTTGATGAAACACGTGGTTTCAAATTCATTTCCTATGCCGTTTGGTGGATTCGTCAGTCTATCTTACAAGCTTTAGCGGAACAATCTCGTATTGTAAGGTTGCCTTTGAACAAAATTGGTTCAATCAATAAAATTAATAAAATGTACGCTTTGTTGGAACAATCCAACGAACGTGCTCCTTCGGCTGAAGAAATCGCCAAAGAATTGGATATGACCGTTAACGACGTTAAGGAAAGTATGAAAAACTCCGGACGTCACCTGTCAATGGATGCACCGTTGGTAGAAGGGGAAGATTCCAACCTTTACGATGTATTGCGCTCCGGTGAATCTCCAAATCCGGATCGTGAATTAATTCACGAATCATTGCGTACAGAAATTGAACGCGCTTTGGAAACTTTAACACCACGTGAAGCAGATGTTGTCCGTTTGTACTTCGGTTTAGGCGACCAACATCCGATGACATTGGAAGAAATCGGTGAAACTTTTGACTTAACGCGCGAACGTGTTCGTCAGATTAAAGAAAAAGCAATCCGAAGATTAAAACACACTTCCAGAAGTAAAATCCTGAAAACATATTTAGGATAA
- the rpe gene encoding ribulose-phosphate 3-epimerase, translating into MKNSIIAPSVLAADFANLQRDIEMINNSEADWFHIDIMDGVFVPNISFGMPVLEAITKHAKKTIDVHLMIVDPDRYIKTFKSLGADILTVHYEACTHLHRSLQAIKAEGMKAGVALNPHTNVALLEDVINDIDMVCLMSVNPGFGGQSFIENTYKKIKQLKEMINRNNAATLIEIDGGVTNQNALQLIEAGADVLVAGSYVFKASDPIATIADLKKITTI; encoded by the coding sequence ATGAAAAATAGTATAATTGCTCCTTCTGTCCTTGCAGCTGATTTTGCCAATCTGCAACGCGACATTGAAATGATTAACAACAGTGAAGCCGACTGGTTTCATATTGATATTATGGATGGTGTATTCGTACCCAACATTTCTTTTGGAATGCCGGTTTTGGAAGCGATCACCAAACATGCTAAAAAAACAATTGATGTACACCTGATGATTGTTGATCCGGATCGATACATCAAAACATTTAAAAGTCTGGGTGCCGATATTCTTACCGTTCATTATGAAGCCTGCACTCATTTACATCGTTCCCTTCAAGCAATAAAAGCGGAAGGCATGAAAGCCGGTGTTGCTTTAAATCCGCATACTAATGTAGCCTTATTAGAAGATGTTATCAACGATATCGACATGGTTTGCCTGATGAGCGTTAATCCCGGATTCGGCGGACAATCATTTATTGAAAATACTTATAAAAAAATAAAGCAGTTAAAGGAAATGATCAACCGCAACAATGCTGCAACGCTTATCGAAATTGACGGTGGTGTAACCAATCAGAATGCGCTTCAGTTAATCGAAGCCGGAGCCGATGTATTAGTTGCCGGAAGCTATGTTTTTAAAGCCAGCGACCCTATTGCAACTATAGCCGACTTAAAGAAGATCACCACAATATAA